AGATGAGTTATTAACTGCCGTTTCAGGTTCCAGGTTTCAGGTTTAGAATACTGCAGCTTACGCCCTGTAACCTGCAACTGTACCAGCTGCTTGTAAATCAAACTACTCTCCCTTTATCCGGTGAAGCATAGACATAAACACCGCTTTATCCCAATTGGCGAAGCGGCCGCGTTGCACCACCATATTATTGCCATAGGGCCGCTGCAGGTAGTAATGAAAAACAAAACCCGCCTTTGGCTTGTACCAGCCTGTCATTTGCCCGAACCGGAGGTCGTTGAACACGAGGGAGCTTCCTTCCTGCTCAACGGTATAATAACCCTGGGAGAAAATAAACAGGTCCTTCAGTTCATCCAGGTCTTTTACGGGGTTTAATAAAGAATCGTTGCGGGGGAAATAAGTGAAATCAATATCCGGTTTGCTATCGAACACCGACCGGTAGCCGATGTGATAGCCTTTATCGTCTTCGAGCACCACATACCACAGCAGGTTATTGAGCGGCGTGGGCGTGGTAAAATGCCGCCGGTAGGTAATATTCTTTTGACCGGCCACCCGTTTTACCGCAGTTTCTACAATTGCTTTATTAACCACATCGATAATAAGATAGAAAATACACCAGCCAATGGCAATGGCCGCCCAGCGTTTTCTTTTGTAATCGGTGCGCATAAACAGCAGGGCGATGGTAACCACCAGCGGTAAAATTGTAAACAACGGATCGGCCACAAACATAGCATGCAGGCAATAGCGCTTGTGCGAAAAGGGCTCCAGCAAACCGGTTCCATAGGCATTAAAGCAATCAAGCGCCAAATGCGTCAATAG
The Niastella koreensis GR20-10 genome window above contains:
- a CDS encoding metal-dependent hydrolase yields the protein MDSLTHIVLGACIGEVFIGKKFGKRALLLGAVAQSLPDIDFVAGFWMPVTRDLIAHRGITHSLLFLVLVTPLLAWLADKWRRPHNISFTTWLWFFATELLTHLALDCFNAYGTGLLEPFSHKRYCLHAMFVADPLFTILPLVVTIALLFMRTDYKRKRWAAIAIGWCIFYLIIDVVNKAIVETAVKRVAGQKNITYRRHFTTPTPLNNLLWYVVLEDDKGYHIGYRSVFDSKPDIDFTYFPRNDSLLNPVKDLDELKDLFIFSQGYYTVEQEGSSLVFNDLRFGQMTGWYKPKAGFVFHYYLQRPYGNNMVVQRGRFANWDKAVFMSMLHRIKGE